The Tenrec ecaudatus isolate mTenEca1 chromosome 14, mTenEca1.hap1, whole genome shotgun sequence genome contains a region encoding:
- the RNASE9 gene encoding inactive ribonuclease-like protein 9, which translates to MWQTSVITHPLSLLLLLFPAVQLDGDDTSLPEFDFDEDFIDILEDFYGTGATSEPTKERFEEKSMVTPLDKFIVPTGYCDYEIKYKNVHQKKLGCVNEHYFFQEKYEDIKQMCHYSFVRCKNGIRKCHRSKKLMHVMYCKLIRGIRLPECYYQDFGMFGLAFITCKWQDDIGELIPFSIDGVLETR; encoded by the coding sequence ATGTGGCAGACTTCTGTCATCACGCACCCGCTCTCTCTGCTACTACTGCTGTTCCCAGCTGTGCAGCTCGACGGAGATGATACCTCTCTGCCTGAATTTGATTTTGACGAAGATTTCATAGATATTCTGGAGGACTTTTATGGCACAGGAGCTACCTCAGAACCTACCAAAGAGCGATTCGAAGAGAAGAGCATGGTTACGCCTCTGGATAAATTTATAGTTCCCACGGGATACTGTGATTATGAAATCAAATACAAAAATGTCCACCAAAAGAAGCTTGGGTGTGTGAATGAacactacttcttccaagaaaagtaTGAGGACATCAAGCAGATGTGTCATTACTCATTTGTAAGATGTAAGAATGGCATTAGAAAATGTCACAGAAGTAAGAAATTGATGCATGTCATGTATTGTAAATTAATAAGAGGAATCCGCCTACCAGAATGTTATTATCAAGATTTTGGTATGTTTGGACTGGCCTTTATCACTTGTAAGTGGCAAGATGACATTGGAGAACTTATTCCTTTTAGCATAGATGGTGTTTTAGAGACCCGTTAG